The following are encoded together in the Glycine soja cultivar W05 chromosome 5, ASM419377v2, whole genome shotgun sequence genome:
- the LOC114411422 gene encoding NF-X1-type zinc finger protein NFXL1-like yields the protein MWQVPSFVKSHAMPGIVLLVCGHCPPCLQTIFTDLTCSCGTPPPSCQLPCSVPQPCSHPASHSCLFRDCPPCSVPVAKECIGGHVVLRNIPCGSKDIRCNKLCVKTRQCGLHACGRTCHLPPCDNLSVVTCGAPRRDCRHTCIAPCHPSTPSPDTRCEFPVTITCSCGRITENVPCDAGANYNADVVHEASIIQKLPVLLQPVAANGKKAPLRQRKLMCNDDCAKLERKRVLADAYEITAPNLDSLHFGENSIASELLADMLRSDSKWVLSVEERCKFLVLGKSRGNDAHGPKVQVFCPMLKDKGDAVRVIAERWKLVVNAAGREPKHFIVVHVTPKSRAPARVLGVKGTTTVNVPLPLAFDPLVDMDPRVVVSFLDLPRDADISALVLRFGGKCELVWLNDKNALAVFNDPARAATAMRRFDHGTVYKGAVMVVVPPNVGASVASSATNA from the exons ATGTGGCAAGTTCCTTCCTTTGTGAAGAGCCATGCCATGCCGGGGATTGTTCTCCTTGTCTG TGGTCATTGTCCACCTTGTCTTCAAACTATATTTACTGATTTGACATGCTCTTGTGGCACACCGCCTCCCTCATGTCAGCTTCCATGTTCAGTTCCTCAGCCTTGTTCGCATCCGGCCTCTCACAGCTGCCTTTTTCGAGATTGCCCTCCTTGTTCAGTGCCTGTAGCAAAAGAATGTATTGGTGGGCATGTAGTTCTTAGGAACATACCTTGTGGTTCGAAGGATATTAGATGCAATAAACTCTGTGTGAAGACCAGACAGTGCGGTTTACATGCATGTGGCAGAACATGTCACCTCCCACCTTGTGATAATCTATCTGTTGTGACATGTGGTGCTCCTAGGAGAGACTGCCGGCATACATGTATAGCTCCTTGTCACCCTTCAACTCCAAGTCCAGATACAAGATGCGAATTCCCCGTCACAATTACTTGTTCTTGTGGCCGAATAACAGAAAATGTTCCTTGTGATGCTGGTGCTAATTATAATGCTGATGTGGTACATgaagcttccattattcaaaaGTTGCCTGTGCTTCTTCAACCTGTGGCTGCAAATGGCAAAAAAGCTCCCCTTAGACAAAGAAAACTGATGTGTAATGATGACTGTGCTAAGTTAGAGCGTAAAAGGGTTCTTGCAGATGCTTATGAGATTACCGCTCCAAATCTGGATTCTCTCCATTTTGGTGAGAATTCGATTGCTTCTGAATTGCTTGCTGACATGTTGAGAAGTGATTCTAAATGGGTTTTATCTGTTGAGGAGAGATGCAAGTTTTTAGTACTTGGCAAGAGCAGAGGAAATGATGCACATGGTCCAAAAGTCCAAGTTTTCTGTCCTATGTTAAAGGACAAAGGAGATGCAGTAAGGGTGATTGCTGAGAGATGGAAGCTTGTAGTGAATGCAGCTGGTCGGGAGCCAAAGCATTTCATAGTTGTTCATGTTACCCCAAAATCAAGAGCTCCTGCTCGTGTGCTAGGGGTTAAGGGTACTACCACTGTAAATGTGCCCCTTCCTCTTGCATTTGATCCTTTGGTTGATATGGATCCTCGAGTTGTTGTCTCTTTTCTAGACTTACCAAGGGATGCAGATATTAGTGCATTGGTGTTGAGATTTGGTGGTAAGTGTGAACTTGTTTGGTTAAATGACAAAAATGCGTTGGCCGTTTTTAATGACCCTGCCCGTGCTGCAACTGCAATGAGGAGGTTTGATCACGGCACTGTTTATAAGGGAGCTGTGATGGTGGTTGTTCCACCAAATGTCGGGGCATCAGTAGCATCTTCAGCTACCAATGCCTGA
- the LOC114411421 gene encoding REF/SRPP-like protein At1g67360, protein MHGQQLVSKHCHALTDPSYSLVKTVANNNNTLLRNLLSVDEAAHKFDEHAPSLVKQVATQVTCLVQKVTHKAEKVVSEAQSGGARAAANYVATESKQIVLSGSVKLWTGLNQYPSFHSVAEMAVPLAAEEFNELMTSKLKWRLLVPELFLVQIF, encoded by the exons ATGCACGGACAACAACTTGTTTCTAAACATTGCCATGCATTAACTGATCCATCATACAGTTTGGTGAAAACCGTGGCAAATAACAATAACACCCTTCTGAGGAACTTGTTATCT GTGGATGAAGCTGCTCACAAATTCGATGAGCATGCACCTTCTTTGGTTAAGCAGGTTGCAACCCAAGTCACTTGTTTGGTTCAGAAAGTGACACACAAAGCTGAGAAAGTAGTGAGTGAGGCTCAATCTGGAGGGGCGCGAGCAGCAGCAAATTATGTAGCCACTGAGTCCAAGCAAATTGTGCTCTCTGGTTCGGTGAAATTGTGGACTGGTCTCAACCAATATCCATCATTCCATTCAGTGGCAGAGATGGCAGTTCCCCTAGCTGCCGAAGAGTTTAACGAATTGATGACATCAAAACTAAAGTGGAGGCTGCTTGTCCCGGAGTTGTTTCTTGTGCAGATATTCTAG
- the LOC114413742 gene encoding ABC transporter G family member 18-like: MARPERTGRNKSLETLIDSDKPGMGRNVNQLKTQKSIPGYGLEFSNLSYSIIKKQKNDGVWINKETYLLHDISGQAIKGEIMAIMGPSGAGKSTFLDALAGRIAKGSLEGSVRIDGKPVTTSYMKMVSSYVMQDDQLFPMLTVFETFMFAAEVRLPPSISRSEKKKRVYELLDQLGLQSATHTYIGDEGRRGVSGGERRRVSIGIDIIHKPSLLFLDEPTSGLDSTSAYSVVEKVKDIARGGSIVLMTIHQPSFRIQMLLDQITVLARGRLIYMGRPDAVQAHMSRFGRPVPDGENSIEYLLDVISEYDQATVGLDPLVQFQRDGLKPDPAAMTPVPRTPRTPYKRNTPASKHMISLRSQGFTAGTQQPDSVPFSYHGEDDDDEDFDNSLERKSAPTPRNMISGVHPRLASQFYKDFSAKDFSVWLYHGVVGTPHRQPSWTPARTPGWTTGKTPMSGPRSAVSNQYSAAPAVVGQSMDYSATSYEGFEIEEVLDELNFGSKYANPWLREVAVLSWRTALNVIRTPELFLSREIVLTVMALILSNIFRNLSHPLFKDINRLLNFYIFAVCLVFFSSNDAVPSFIMERFIFIRETSHNAYRASSYVISSLIVYLPFFAVQGFTFAVITKKMLHLRSSLLYFWLILYASLITTNAYVMLVSALVPSYITGYAVVIATTALFFLTCGFFLKRTHIPIYWRWLHYISAIKYPFEALLTNEFNNLNCYTGNLTDLSPGPLGDLKLSKHHNSSLPANCLLGEDILSSMDITMDNIWYDILILLAWGVLCRFFFYLVLRFYSKNERK; encoded by the exons ATGGCGAGGCCAGAAAGGACAGgtagaaataaaagtttagagacTCTAATAGACTCGGACAAACCAGGAATGGGAAGAAATGTGAACCAACTGAAGACTCAGAAGTCCATTCCAGGCTATGGCCTTGAATTCAGTAACCTCTCGTATAGTATCATAAAGAAGCAGAAAAACGATGGAGTTTGGATCAACAAAGAAACATATCTTCTTCATGATATCTCTGGCCAGGCAATAAAAGGTGAAATTATGGCAATCATGGGACCTAGTGGTGCTGGCAAGTCCACCTTTCTTGATGCATTGGCCGGGCGAATTGCAAAAGGGAGTCTAGAAGGATCAGTTAGAATTGATGGAAAACCA GTTACTACAAGCTACATGAAAATGGTGTCATCATATGTGATGCAAGATGACCAGCTCTTCCCTATGTTGACAGTCTTTGAAACATTTATGTTTGCGGCTGAAGTTAGGCTTCCTCCTTCCATTTCCAGGAGTGAAAAGAAGAAGAGGGTTTATGAGCTCCTTGACCAATTGGGCTTACAG AGTGCTACACATACCTATATTGGTGACGAAGGAAGGAGAGGAGTGTCAGGAGGGGAACGACGAAGGGTATCTATTGGCATAGACATCATTCATAAACCATCACTTCTGTTCCTTGACGAACCTACCTCAGGCCTTGATTCTACAAGTGCTTACAGTGTTGTAGAAAAGGTTAAAGACATAGCTCGAGGAGGAAGCATTGTCCTTATGACCATACACCAGCCTTCATTTAGAATTCAAATGCTCCTGGACCAGATCACTGTCCTTGCAAG GGGAAGACTGATATACATGGGAAGGCCAGATGCAGTTCAGGCTCACATGTCAAGATTTGGTAGGCCTGTACCTGATGGAGAAAACAGTATTGAGTATCTTCTAGATGTTATAAGTGAATATGATCAAGCAACGGTTGGGCTTGATCCCCTTGTCCAATTCCAACGTGATGGCCTCAAACCTGACCCAGCAGCCATGACACCTGTTCCTAGAACTCCAAGAACACCTTACAAAAGGAACACTCCTGCATCTAAACACATGATTAGCCTACGCAGCCAAGGATTTACTGCTGGAACACAACAGCCTGATTCTGTGCCGTTTAGTTATCATGgtgaggatgatgatgatgaggattTTGATAACTCCCTTGAAAGGAAAAGTGCTCCAACACCAAGGAATATGATTAGTGGTGTTCACCCACGTTTGGCTTCTCAGTTCTACAAAGATTTCTCAGCCAAGGATTTCTCTGTCTGGCTTTACCATGGTGTAGTAGGAACCCCGCATCGCCAACCATCATGGACTCCCGCAAGAACTCCAGGATGGACAACTGGGAAAACACCCATGTCAGGACCAAGAAGTGCAGTTTCAAACCAATATTCTGCGGCTCCTGCAGTGGTTGGCCAGTCTATGGACTACTCAGCAACTTCATATGAAGGATTTGAGATTGAGGAAGTGCTTGATGAGCTAAACTTCGGATCCAAGTATGCAAACCCATGGTTGCGTGAGGTTGCAGTGCTCTCATGGCGAACAGCACTCAATGTAATTCGCACCCCAGAACTCTTCCTCTCCCGTGAGATTGTCTTAACTGTTATGGCACTTATCCTGTCCAACATTTTTCGAAATCTGAGTCATCCTTTATTCAAAGACATCAATAGGCTCCTCAATTTCTACATCTTTGCAGTGtgccttgttttcttttcttccaatgATGCAGTCCCTTCTTTTATCATGGAGAGGTTCATCTTCATAAGGGAGACTTCACATAATGCTTACCGTGCTTCTTCATATGTCATTTCTTCCCTCATTGTTTACCTCCCATTTTTTGCTGTTCAAGGTTTCACATTTGCTGTCATAACCAAAAAGATGCTCCACTTGAGAAGCAGTCTCTTGTATTTCTGGCTAATACTTTATGCCTCGCTTATTACTACCAATGCATATGTGATGCTTGTTAGTGCACTTGTGCCTAGTTACATCACAGGGTATGCAGTGGTCATAGCCACAACAGCACTCTTCTTTTTGACCTGTGGTTTCTTCCTCAAGCGAACTCATATACCCATTTACTGGAGGTGGCTTCACTATATTTCTGCAATCAAATATCCATTTGAGGCATTGCtcacaaatgaattcaataacCTCAACTGCTACACAGGAAATTTAACAGACTTATCTCCGGGACCATTAGGAGACCTGAAGCTCAGCAAACACCATAACTCCAGTCTGCCCGCTAACTGCTTATTAGGGGAAGATATCTTGTCCTCGATGGATATTACAATGGACAACATATGGTATGACATCTTAATCCTGCTAGCTTGGGGTGTTCTTTGTAGATTCTTCTTCTATTTAGTTTTGAGATTTTACTCTAAGAATGAGAGGAAATGA
- the LOC114413744 gene encoding probable inactive receptor kinase At1g48480 codes for MLPHKHTLVVVATVATLALAAVLAAPQADLASERAALLSLRSSVGGRTLFWNATRDSPCNWAGVQCEHGHVVELHLPGVALSGEIPVGIFGNLTQLRTLSLRFNALRGSLPSDLASCVNLRNLYIQRNLLTGQIPPFLFHLPDLVRLNMGFNNFSGPFPSAFNNLTRLKTLFLENNQLSGPIPDLNKLTLDQFNVSDNLLNGSVPLKLQTFPQDSFLGNSLCGRPLSLCPGDVADPLSVDNNAKGNNNDNKKNKLSGGAIAGIVVGSVVFLLLLVFLLIFLCRNKSAKNTSAVDIATVKHPETESEVLADKGVSDVENGGHANVNPAIASVAAVAAGNGGSKAEGNAKKLVFFGNAARAFDLEDLLRASAEVLGKGTFGTAYKAVLEAGPVVAVKRLKDVTISEKEFKEKIEAVGAMDHESLVPLRAYYFSRDEKLLVYDYMPMGSLSALLHGNKGAGRTPLNWEVRSGIALGAARGIEYLHSRGPNVSHGNIKSSNILLTKSYDARVSDFGLAHLVGPSSTPNRVAGYRAPEVTDPRKVSQMADVYSFGVLLLELLTGKAPTHALLNEEGVDLPRWVQSVVREEWTSEVFDLELLRYQNVEEEMVQLLQLAVDCAAQYPDKRPSMSEVVRSIQELRRSSLKEDQDQIQHDNDILL; via the exons ATGCTGCCTCACAAGCACACTCTGGTGGTTGTGGCCACTGTGGCCACACTCGCGCTGGCGGCGGTGCTCGCAGCACCACAAGCAGATCTGGCCTCCGAGCGAGCTGCATTACTCTCCCTCCGTTCCTCCGTGGGAGGCCGTACCCTCTTCTGGAACGCCACCAGGGACAGCCCCTGCAACTGGGCCGGGGTCCAATGCGAGCACGGCCACGTCGTCGAGCTCCACCTCCCCGGCGTCGCTCTCTCCGGCGAAATCCCCGTCGGAATATTCGGGAATCTGACCCAGCTCCGCACCCTCAGTCTCCGTTTCAACGCCCTCAGAGGTTCCCTCCCTTCAGATCTGGCCTCCTGCGTCAACCTCCGCAACCTCTACATTCAGCGCAACTTGCTCACCGGCCAAATTCCaccctttttgtttcatttgccGGACCTCGTTCGCTTGAACATGGGCTTCAACAACTTCTCCGGCCCCTTTCCGTCCGCCTTCAACAACCTTACCCGTTTGAAAACTTTGTTTCTCGAAAACAACCAGCTCTCCGGCCCAATCCCCGACTTGAACAAACTCACCCTCGACCAGTTCAACGTCTCCGACAACCTCCTCAACGGCTCTGTCCCTCTTAAGCTTCAGACATTCCCTCAGGACTCTTTTCTAGGTAACTCCCTCTGTGGCCGACCACTCTCTCTCTGTCCCGGAGATGTCGCCGATCCCCTCTCGGTCGACAACAACGCCAAGGGCAACAACAACGACAACAAGAAGAACAAGCTGTCCGGGGGCGCCATAGCGGGGATTGTTGTCGGATCGGTGGTGTTTCTTCTCTTGCTTGTGTTCCTCTTGATTTTCCTGTGCAGGAACAAGAGTGCCAAGAATACCAGCGCGGTCGACATTGCCACTGTCAAACATCCTGAGACGGAGTCTGAGGTTCTTGCCGACAAGGGTGTCTCCGATGTCGAGAACGGTGGTCATGCCAATGTCAACCCTGCAATCGCTTCTGTGGCGGCGGTTGCGGCTGGGAATGGTGGTAGCAAGGCGGAAGGGAACGCGAAGAAGTTGGTGTTTTTTGGGAATGCGGCGAGGGCGTTTGATTTGGAAGATTTGCTCAGGGCTTCGGCGGAGGTTTTGGGGAAAGGGACTTTCGGGACGGCGTACAAGGCGGTGTTGGAGGCGGGGCCGGTGGTGGCCGTGAAGAGGTTGAAGGATGTGACAATTTCCGAGAAGGAATTTAAGGAGAAGATTGAGGCGGTGGGAGCGATGGATCACGAGAGTTTGGTGCCTCTCAGGGCTTACTATTTCAGCAGGGATGAGAAGCTCCTTGTCTATGATTATATGCCCATGGGAAGCTTGTCTGCCCTTTTACATG GAAACAAAGGAGCTGGTAGGACACCACTGAATTGGGAAGTGAGATCAGGCATTGCACTTGGAGCTGCCCGTGGCATTGAGTACCTACATTCACGAGGGCCTAATGTTTCTCATGGAAATATCAAGTCATCAAACATCCTCTTAACCAAATCATATGATGCCAGAGTGTCTGACTTTGGCCTTGCACACCTTGTTGGCCCCTCCTCTACCCCTAACCGTGTGGCCGGCTACCGTGCGCCGGAGGTGACTGATCCTCGCAAGGTGTCTCAGATGGCAGATGTGTACAGCTTTGGTGTGTTGCTCTTGGAACTTCTGACTGGGAAGGCACCTACCCATGCTCTCCTGAATGAGGAAGGAGTGGACCTCCCCAGATGGGTTCAATCCGTGGTTAGAGAAGAGTGGACTTCTGAGGTCTTTGATCTTGAGCTCCTTAGGTATCAAAATGTAGAAGAGGAGATGGTTCAGTTGTTGCAACTTGCAGTTGATTGTGCAGCACAATACCCTGACAAGCGCCCTTCAATGTCTGAAGTGGTAAGGAGCATACAAGAGTTGCGAAGGTCTAGCTTGAAAGAGGACCAGGACCAAATCCAACATGACAATGATATACTATTATAG